The following proteins are encoded in a genomic region of Glycine max cultivar Williams 82 chromosome 18, Glycine_max_v4.0, whole genome shotgun sequence:
- the LOC100794032 gene encoding UV-B-induced protein At3g17800, chloroplastic — MENCVFHHHLRSMITLPQPPSTPLFPKVMRVRASAGRRHCEFSSQNAPLEPRSLVGKFLSGVLQNRRQLFHVVAKEELKMLSDDRDSALARMHLSQHSDEALLHRRIAQVKENESMIAIADVMYLLILYKFSEIRVNLVPKLSSCLYDGRLEILPSKDWDLESIHSLEVLDIIRKHVSTVTGLRSNPSVRESWETTPIRQVWLARVYVASILYGYFLKSVSLRYNLERSLSLSDHDFHHGHKIGPSFHDMYHSGAKDVMFGNKSDIQSVWHGLIGQEEEIEDLKCYVTGFHPGSFERCAKLRSKEAVHLVESHSNALFGDGKSGLSQHDDIIVTSFSSLRRLVLEAVAFGSFLWETEDYIDSVYKLKDQEVE; from the exons ATGGAAAACTGtgtcttccaccaccaccttaGGAGCATGATCACTCTTCCACAACCACCATCAACACCATTGTTCCCCAAAGTTATGAGGGTGAGAGCGAGCGCGGGAAGGAGGCACTGCGAGTTCAGCAGCCAGAACGCGCCCCTTGAGCCACGGTCCCTTGTGGGGAAGTTTCTGAGCGGCGTGTTGCAGAACCGCCGCCAGCTGTTCCACGTGGTTGCCAAAGAAGAGTTGAAGATGCTGAGTGATGACAGAGACTCTGCTCTTGCTCGCATGCATCTCAGTCAGCACTCTGATGAAGCCTTGCTTCACAG GAGAATTGCGCAAGTGAAAGAGAATGAGTCTATGATTGCTATAGCGGATGTTATGTATTTGCTGATTTTATACAAGTTTTCTGAGATCAGGGTTAATTTGGTTCCAAAGCTTTCTAGTTGCCTATATGACGGAAGGCTAGAAATATTGCCCTCTAAGGACTGGGATCTAGAGTCTATTCACAGCTTGGAGGTTTTGGATATCATAAGGAAACATGTCAGTACTGTGACAGGTTTGAGATCAAATCCTAGTGTAAGGGAGAGTTGGGAAACAACTCCTATTCGACAAGTCTGGCTTGCCCGAGTCTATGTTGCCTCCATATTATATGGTTACTTTTTGAAGTCAGTTTCATTGAGGTACAACCTAGAGCGAAGTCTGTCTTTGTCTGACCATGATTTTCATCATGGTCATAAGATCGGCCCTTCATTTCATGACATGTATCATTCCGGGGCAAAAGATGTGATGTTTGGCAACAAGAGTGACATACAATCTGTATGGCATGGCTTAATTGGGCAGGAAGAGGAAATCGAGGATTTAAAATGTTATGTTACTGGCTTTCACCCTGGATCATTTGAGAGATGTGCCAAACTGAGATCCAAGGAAGCTGTGCATTTGGTAGAGAGTCATAGTAATGCACTCTTTGGAGATGGGAAATCTGGTTTGTCTCAGCATGATGATATTATTGTAACTTCATTTTCTAGTCTGAGGAGGCTAGTCTTGGAAGCTGTTGCATTTGGATCTTTCCTGTGGGAGACAGAAGATTACATTGACAGTGTATATAAGCTTAAAGATCAAGAGGTAGAGTGA